One stretch of Anolis carolinensis isolate JA03-04 chromosome 3, rAnoCar3.1.pri, whole genome shotgun sequence DNA includes these proteins:
- the nup58 gene encoding nucleoporin p58/p45 isoform X4, whose protein sequence is MSTGFSFGAATLPSATAAAAGTGGGGGGFSFGATPSSTGGLNFGTLGSTATPTTTASSVGFGTGLFSSKPATAFTLGGANTGTATTIATGLTLGTPASTSATTTGLSLGFSKPAGSATPFALPITSTSSGLTLSSALTSAPAAGTTGFTLNLGGTVPPATSASTGLSLGGALAGLGGPLFPNASTSTTGLGQNTFGLTLGTAAAPAATVNGGLGGIDFSSSSDKKSDKTGTRAEDSKALKDENLPPVICQDVENLQKFVKEQKQVQEEISRMSSKAMLKVQEDIKALKQLLSVAASGLQRNTLNIDKLKIETAQELKNAEIALRTQKTPPGLQHENTAPADYFRILIEQFEVQLQQYRQQIEELENHLATQANNSHITPQDLSMAMQKIYQTFVALAAQLQSIHENVKMLKDQYIGYRKTFLGDAVDIFEARRAEAKKWQTAPRVTTGPTPFSNIPNAAAVAMAATLTQQQQPATGPQPTLGISFGTPFGSGIGTGLQSSGLGSSSLGGFGSSSTSGFNFSNPGITASAGLTFGVSNPASASFGTGGQLLQLKKPPAGNKRGKR, encoded by the exons ATGTCGACGGGCTTCTCTTTCGGGGCCGCCACCTTGCCTTCGGCGACGGCCGCAGCTGCTGGgactggcggcggcggcggcggcttctCCTTTGGGGCCACTCCCAG TTCAACTGGAGGACTTAATTTTGGGACATTGGGCTCAACAGCTActccaacaacaacagcttcGTCTGTAGGCTTTGGAACTGGACTCTTTAGTTCAAAACCTGCTACTGCTTTCACATTAGGAGGGGCTAATACAG GAACAGCGACAACCATTGCTACAGGATTAACATTAG GCACACCTGCATCTACGTCTGCCACtaccacgggccttagtttaggaTTCAGCAAACCTGCAGGATCAGCTACACCATTTGCTTTGCCAATCACTTCTACCTCTTCTGGTCTCACACTTTCTTCTGCCCTAACATCAGCTCCAGCAGCAG GGACTACTGGCTTTACGTTAAATTTGGGAGGCACAGTTCCACCAGCCACAAGTGCATCCACAGGCCTCTCTCTGGGAGGAGCCTTGGCTGGTTTAGGAGGGCCACTCTTCCCAAATGCAAGCACATCTACAACAG GGCTTGGACAGAATACATTTGGTTTGACTCTTGGAACAGCTGCAGCACCTGCTGCTACAGTTAATGGAGGTCTTGGTGGCATAGACTTTAGTAGTTCTTCAGATAAAAAGA GTGACAAAACGGGAACAAGAGCAGA GGATAGTAAAGCCCTAAAAGATGAAAATCTACCTCCAGTAATTTGCCAAGATGTTGAAAATCTCCA GAAGTTTGTCAAGGAACAGAAGCAAGTTCAGGAGGAAATCAGTCGAATGTCTTCCAAAGCAATGCTTAAAGTGCAGGAAGATATCAAAGCTTTGAAACAGCTTTTATCAGTGGCTGCCAGTGGATTACAAAGAAATACTCTTAACATTGATAAACTGAAAATAGAAACTGCTCAG GAGCTTAAAAATGCTGAAATAGCATTAAGAACGCAGAAAACTCCTCCTGGCCTTCAACATGAAAATACAGCGCCTGCAGA TTACTTCAGAATATTGATTGAACAGTTTGAAGTACAATTGCAACAATACAGACAACAAATTGAAGAGCTGGAAAATCATCTTGCCACCCAAGCAAATAATTCACATATAACTCCACAAG ATTTATCCATGGCAATGCAGAAAATTTACCAAACATTTGTAGCTCTTGCAGCACAGCTTCAATCAATCCATGAAAATGTGAAG ATGCTCAAAGATCAGTATATTGGTTACAGAAAAACATTTCTGGGGGATGCAGTGGATATATTTGAGGCAAGACGAGCAGAAGCAAAGAAGTGGCAGACGGCCCCCCGGGTGACAACGGGACCCACTCCTTTCAGCAACATACCAAACGCAGCAGCTGTTGCCATGGCTGCAACACTTACACAGCAGCAACAGCCTGCTACAG GGCCACAGCCGACTCTGGGAATTAGTTTTGGAACGCCATTCGGTTCAGGTATTGGCACTGGCTTGCAATCAAGTGGCTTAGGCTCTTCAAGCCTTGGAG